Proteins co-encoded in one Candidatus Methylomirabilota bacterium genomic window:
- a CDS encoding phosphatidylglycerophosphatase A: MASGAGAGYSPVAPGTAGSLVAAVGLWLIPFSRVGLWAALAAVVVVGIWASHRVEAVLERKDPGVIVIDEVAGMMVAVLLLPRTPGVLLCAFLLFRLFDIWKPFPAREAQALRGGFGVVVDDLIAGVYALVLIMGARMLFGVPR, translated from the coding sequence ATCGCCAGCGGCGCGGGCGCCGGCTACTCCCCCGTTGCGCCCGGCACCGCTGGCAGCCTGGTGGCGGCCGTCGGGCTCTGGCTCATCCCGTTTTCCCGCGTCGGCCTCTGGGCCGCGCTGGCGGCGGTCGTCGTCGTCGGCATCTGGGCCTCGCACCGCGTCGAGGCCGTGCTCGAGCGCAAGGATCCCGGCGTGATCGTCATCGACGAGGTGGCGGGCATGATGGTGGCGGTCCTGCTCCTGCCCCGCACCCCAGGTGTCCTCCTCTGCGCATTCCTCCTTTTCCGGCTCTTCGACATCTGGAAGCCCTTCCCGGCGCGCGAGGCCCAGGCCCTGCGCGGCGGCTTCGGCGTCGTGGTGGACGACCTGATCGCGGGCGTCTACGCCCTCGTGCTGATCATGGGCGCGCGGATGCTCTTCGGAGTGCCTCGGTGA
- a CDS encoding nicotinamide-nucleotide amidohydrolase family protein yields MLTVADGAADDRAARDVARALAAAGTLVASRQVVDPSEAALEPALRGPLEGGGLTVVLAEPGGSAGELVPRVVARLTGARLVLNGRRLALLEAGFAQRGQAMPRRLDRLGLLPKGALLLPSAPDGWDGWSLAGKNGVLVVLPLGSPHLGSMVSDFLKAPAGLEAAEARVQRVLLTTGLEAADAEARVGAWLGKEGDVTVSCVPVEGDVHVRLLGRGATRALAEAALAPIEAEVRAALGVDCYGQDDDLLESVVGRLLLERAWTVSVAESCTGGLLGHRLTNIAGSSRYVERGVIVYSNRAKEDLLGVPEPLLRAHGAVSAPVAQAMAAGICRISGSPCGLAVTGIAGPDGGSAEKPVGTVYIGCATPAGVETLRCRFAGDRVAIKWQSSQTALDMLRRRLVR; encoded by the coding sequence GTGCTGACGGTAGCGGACGGCGCGGCCGACGACAGGGCGGCCCGTGACGTGGCGCGCGCGCTGGCCGCAGCGGGCACCCTGGTCGCGTCGCGCCAGGTGGTGGACCCGAGCGAGGCGGCGCTCGAGCCCGCGCTGCGCGGACCGCTCGAGGGCGGCGGGCTCACGGTCGTGCTCGCAGAGCCCGGCGGCTCGGCGGGTGAGCTGGTGCCCCGCGTGGTCGCGCGCCTCACGGGGGCGCGACTCGTCCTCAACGGGCGGCGCCTGGCGCTGCTCGAGGCCGGGTTCGCCCAGCGCGGCCAGGCCATGCCGAGGCGGCTCGACAGGCTCGGGCTCTTGCCCAAGGGCGCCCTGCTTCTGCCGTCGGCGCCCGACGGCTGGGATGGTTGGTCGCTCGCGGGGAAGAACGGAGTCCTCGTCGTCCTGCCCCTGGGCTCGCCACACCTCGGGAGTATGGTGAGCGACTTTCTCAAGGCGCCGGCCGGACTCGAAGCGGCGGAGGCGCGGGTCCAGCGCGTGCTCCTGACGACCGGACTCGAAGCGGCGGATGCCGAAGCGCGCGTCGGCGCATGGCTCGGCAAGGAGGGCGACGTCACCGTCTCCTGCGTGCCCGTCGAGGGCGACGTCCACGTGCGCCTGCTCGGGCGCGGCGCCACTCGCGCGCTGGCCGAGGCCGCGCTGGCGCCGATCGAGGCCGAGGTGCGCGCGGCGCTCGGCGTCGACTGCTACGGCCAGGACGACGACCTTCTCGAGTCGGTCGTCGGGCGGCTCCTCTTGGAGCGCGCGTGGACCGTGTCGGTCGCCGAGTCGTGCACGGGCGGGCTCCTCGGCCACCGGCTGACCAACATCGCGGGCTCGTCGCGCTACGTCGAGCGCGGGGTCATCGTCTACTCTAACCGCGCCAAGGAAGACCTCCTGGGCGTCCCCGAGCCGCTCCTGCGCGCCCACGGCGCCGTCAGCGCGCCCGTCGCCCAGGCCATGGCGGCGGGCATCTGCCGCATCTCGGGCTCGCCCTGCGGCTTGGCGGTCACGGGCATCGCCGGTCCCGACGGTGGCAGCGCGGAGAAGCCCGTCGGCACGGTCTACATCGGCTGCGCGACGCCGGCCGGTGTCGAGACGCTCCGCTGCCGCTTTGCCGGCGACCGCGTGGCCATCAAGTGGCAGTCCTCGCAGACGGCGCTCGACATGCTTCGCCGCCGGCTGGTGCGCTGA
- the thpR gene encoding RNA 2',3'-cyclic phosphodiesterase, producing MPRAFVAVLLDEQTRRAVAAQIDRLRPLSKAVAWVPPHNLHLTLRFLGDQTEEQSADVVPALEEAASGVPTFTLSLKGFGAFPGLDHPRTLWVGVSEGVQEVQRLQARVAEALESLGVSIEARAWQAHVTIGRVTDEKRGRREGMPELRSAVMRGVTVPFGSMPVASIALMRSDLYTSGARYTGIASVPLSSEYDV from the coding sequence ATGCCGCGGGCCTTCGTCGCCGTCCTCCTGGACGAGCAGACCAGGCGCGCCGTCGCAGCGCAGATCGACCGCCTGCGCCCGCTCTCCAAGGCCGTCGCCTGGGTGCCGCCCCACAACCTCCACCTGACGCTCAGGTTTCTCGGCGACCAGACGGAGGAGCAGTCGGCGGACGTGGTGCCGGCGCTCGAGGAGGCCGCCTCGGGCGTGCCGACCTTCACGCTGAGTCTCAAGGGGTTCGGCGCCTTCCCCGGCCTCGACCACCCACGCACCCTCTGGGTGGGCGTCTCCGAGGGCGTGCAGGAGGTGCAGCGGCTGCAGGCCCGCGTGGCCGAGGCGCTCGAGAGCCTCGGCGTCTCGATCGAAGCCCGCGCCTGGCAGGCGCACGTCACCATCGGCCGGGTCACTGACGAGAAGCGCGGGCGGCGCGAGGGCATGCCGGAGCTCCGCTCGGCGGTGATGCGCGGGGTAACCGTGCCCTTCGGCTCGATGCCCGTCGCCTCGATCGCGCTCATGCGGAGCGACCTCTACACTTCGGGGGCTCGCTACACGGGCATCGCGTCCGTGCCGCTGTCCTCCGAGTACGACGTGTGA
- the recA gene encoding recombinase RecA, whose amino-acid sequence MAEVAKSDRRQALDLAIASIDRQFGKGAIMRLGQGSVFDEISVIPTGALSLDVALGIGGIPRGRVTEIYGPESSGKTTLALHIIAEAQRMGGTAAFIDAEHALDPIYAKNLGVNTDELLISQPDTGEQALEIAETLVRSNAVDAIVIDSVAALVPRAEIDGDMGDSLPGLQARLMSQALRKLTAAIARSGGAVIFINQIREKIGVMFGCLSYDTRVILADGRPERIGRIVRRRLPVEVLSYDPTNGRIEPRRIVDWFDNGVTDSFIQFEVRGGPARRRTFAVTPNHLIFTPKGEVPAGHLRVGDEVLFSMPDYKLTEEQWQVLVGGSLGDGSLRLVGKHSAQFRVAHAPRQKDYLAWKHRMLLPFSRPIGPVGNGIGFSTLSMPALVPLRHALYGEGGVRTATTQILESLDARALAVWYADDGSFMGSYARWGKGKAVLYNTSLQVEARSLVVAALERMGLGRPRDDGRGFWFSSEQTARLHQLLAPHLHPSMDYKLHPSQRGRFTWHPIEEGEDTLSRRRHLRAVPVEITKRYIKPVSRSMHRFDLEIEDHHTYLADGVVVHNSPETTTGGRALKFYASIRLDIRRQEAIKNGTESIGVHTKVKVVKNKLAPPFREAEFDVIYGEGISKEGSVLDAAVEQNLVEKSGTWHTYGTERIGQGRENAKKYLKDNPKVLAALEIKVRAALGLKPVGGAPSPVPAEPQKAAK is encoded by the coding sequence ATGGCTGAAGTAGCGAAGAGCGATCGGCGTCAGGCCCTCGATCTGGCCATCGCGTCCATCGACCGCCAGTTCGGCAAGGGTGCCATCATGCGCCTGGGCCAGGGCAGCGTGTTCGACGAGATCTCGGTCATTCCCACGGGGGCCTTGTCTCTGGACGTCGCGCTCGGCATCGGCGGCATCCCGCGCGGCCGCGTCACCGAGATCTACGGCCCGGAGTCCTCCGGCAAGACGACGCTGGCGCTGCACATCATCGCCGAGGCCCAGCGCATGGGCGGCACGGCCGCCTTCATCGACGCAGAGCACGCCCTCGACCCGATCTACGCCAAGAACCTGGGCGTCAACACCGACGAGCTCCTGATCTCCCAGCCCGACACGGGCGAGCAGGCGCTCGAGATCGCCGAGACGCTCGTGCGCTCGAACGCCGTGGACGCGATCGTGATCGACTCGGTCGCGGCGCTGGTGCCGCGGGCCGAGATCGACGGCGACATGGGCGACTCGCTGCCGGGCCTGCAGGCGCGGCTCATGTCCCAGGCGCTCCGCAAGCTCACCGCGGCCATCGCGCGCTCCGGGGGCGCCGTCATCTTCATCAACCAGATCCGCGAGAAGATCGGCGTCATGTTTGGATGTCTTTCATATGACACGAGAGTCATCCTCGCTGACGGTAGGCCGGAACGAATTGGCCGAATCGTCCGTCGGCGGCTACCAGTTGAGGTGCTTTCCTACGACCCAACGAACGGGCGAATCGAACCCCGACGTATTGTCGACTGGTTCGACAATGGCGTGACCGATTCGTTCATCCAATTCGAGGTCCGAGGTGGGCCGGCTAGGCGACGCACTTTCGCGGTGACACCGAATCACCTCATCTTCACGCCGAAGGGCGAGGTGCCCGCAGGCCACCTCAGGGTGGGGGACGAGGTCCTGTTCAGCATGCCCGACTACAAACTGACAGAGGAGCAGTGGCAGGTGCTTGTTGGAGGAAGTCTTGGTGATGGCTCCCTCAGGCTGGTAGGGAAGCATTCAGCCCAGTTCCGCGTAGCGCATGCCCCGCGACAGAAGGACTACCTGGCCTGGAAGCATCGGATGCTCCTTCCATTCTCTCGCCCCATCGGTCCTGTCGGCAACGGGATCGGCTTCAGCACTCTCTCCATGCCTGCTCTCGTGCCGCTAAGACACGCGCTCTACGGGGAAGGTGGCGTGCGGACGGCTACAACGCAGATCCTCGAGTCCCTGGACGCCAGGGCGCTGGCCGTGTGGTATGCGGATGATGGGTCATTCATGGGCTCCTACGCGCGGTGGGGTAAGGGCAAGGCGGTGCTATACAATACGTCGCTCCAAGTAGAAGCGCGTTCACTTGTTGTTGCCGCTTTGGAACGAATGGGGTTGGGTCGACCGCGCGATGATGGTCGTGGCTTTTGGTTCAGTTCTGAACAAACCGCGCGTTTGCATCAGCTCCTGGCGCCCCATTTGCACCCCTCGATGGACTATAAGCTTCATCCAAGCCAGCGTGGGCGATTCACTTGGCACCCGATCGAAGAGGGCGAGGATACCCTCTCGCGGCGCCGCCATCTCCGCGCTGTGCCAGTCGAAATCACTAAGCGATACATCAAGCCTGTGAGCCGCTCGATGCACCGCTTCGACCTCGAGATCGAGGACCACCATACGTATCTGGCGGACGGCGTGGTCGTGCACAACTCGCCCGAAACCACGACGGGAGGCCGGGCTCTCAAGTTCTACGCCTCCATCCGTCTCGACATCCGCCGGCAGGAGGCGATCAAGAACGGCACCGAATCGATCGGCGTGCACACCAAGGTCAAGGTGGTGAAGAACAAGCTCGCGCCGCCGTTCCGCGAGGCCGAGTTCGACGTCATCTACGGCGAGGGCATCTCGAAGGAAGGCTCGGTGCTGGACGCCGCGGTCGAGCAGAACCTCGTGGAGAAGTCCGGCACCTGGCACACGTACGGGACAGAGCGGATCGGCCAGGGCCGCGAGAACGCCAAAAAGTACCTCAAGGACAACCCCAAGGTCCTGGCGGCCCTCGAGATCAAGGTGCGCGCGGCGTTGGGCCTGAAGCCGGTCGGCGGCGCGCCGTCACCGGTGCCCGCCGAGCCCCAGAAAGCGGCCAAGTAG